AGAGTGAACCAGCCATAAAACCTGTTGTAAAAGATACAGCCAAAACTACTAAACCTGATACGCCAGTAGTTATTGTAAAACCACGCGATACTATAATACACGACCTGATTTTTGGAACATGGGGATCAGTGAGTGTTATTGATGATTACCCTGAAAGATATTTTGGACCCGAGGGATTTTATTACGAGGATGTTGGCGTAAATTCTTACTGGAGCTATAATACGGCTACTTATCGATGGCTTACAAATGATACCCTTATGTTTGGCCCTATAAAAATAAAGATACTTAAATTAACGAAGGATTCGCTTGTTAATAGTCATAATAGCTACATATATAGATATTACCGAAAAAATGTACCGTATTTATCTGCAACAGGCTTAATGTCGACCATAATTGGACAAAGCGAGGGCGATTTTTCAAGTGCAGAAGGCAAAATTGCTCGTGAAAATTTTACATACCACCCTGGGGGTATGACCATTGACAATACAGATAATATTTATTTTATGGATGATGGTACGCATTCAGTCAGGCGAATTAATGCGACGGATAAAAAGGTTTATACCATAATTGGTGATAAACAAATTAGTGGGATTGAACTTGATGATGATACAATGCCTGCGCGCACCGTACACCTTGGCATGAACAGTCGTAGCTTAACTATTGATAAAAACAACAATTTATACTTACTACAGTATAAAAGTTCATTTAATTATTGTGTATTGTACAAATACTCACCAGTTGATAACTTGTTACATAAAATTTGTAGCGGTGTGTCCCAGGGTTATGGCGGAGATGGCGGGCCGGCAATCACAGCGAATGCAAACTTCATAATGTTTACAGGAGACAAGGACGGAAATATTTATATCGTTAATCAAACATCGTACATTGGAGGAACAAGAATAAGAAAGATATCTTCAAGTGATGGTAAAATAACTACCATTGGCGGCAATGGACAATTAGGATTTTCTGGTGACGGGGGGCAGGCAACTAATGCCTCGATATCCGTTACGGCACTTACTATAGATAATAAAAATAATTTAATTTTCGCCGACGAACAAGGTCACATAAGAAAAATCGCCCTTAAATCAGGAAGTATTTCAACAATCGCAGGAAACGGCAGTAAAGTTTATTTCGGCGACGATGTTGATGCCAAAAACGCTGGGTTTACAACAATTGTGGCTTTGGTGGTAAATAGTAAAGGCGATATTTTCACTGCTGAAAACTCCGAAAATAATCATCGGATTAGGAAGATAGACTTATTAACAAATAAGGTTACAACAGTGGCTGGAAATGACCATCCTTTTTACATGGGGGATGGAAACTATTTAAAAATAAGATCATTATCACCTACCAATATGACGTTGGATCAGCAGGAAAATTTGATAGTAAGCGACTACTATAACAATAGAATAGTGAAAATATCTTTAAAATAATAAATAAAGTCTTGGTTAAATTAAATCATGCAGGAAAAAGTTATACATGTTCCCTTCAACCGTTTGTTCTACACGGAAAGTCAACGAAATTTTTGGTCAGCATCGGCAAGTAAGGTTATTCAAAAATATATTATTTACACGTTATTAGGTTTAGTGTGTTCTGCCGCTGTTCTGACGGACAAGAGCGTAACAGATGTAACAATGGCTAAGGGAGCATGCGGCGGATTTGTTTTTTATATGCTGATAGCCTGGATAGGACTTTTTGAACGACGGGCCAGGTTTTTAAAAACCGTTAACCAACATGCCGACAGGTATGAAAAGGAAATGCTGAATGGTACATTTACTTTTAATGATGCCGGCTTTGAGTATAAGGATAAAGAGAAAACGCTGCTTTTTCAGTGGCACCTGCTAAAATCTGTAACGGTTGTTAAGGATAATATGTGCATTGCCCTGAAAGACCCGGCCGTACTGACATTTTTTTTAAGCCGCAGGCAATTTGGCGACGTGGAGTTCCATGAACTGTTTGAACTTTTACAAAATAAAATAATAAAGTAACCTATCACCAAAAGCGTTAAGTTGTAAGTCCAAAGTCGTAAACCTAAAGTCTTTTTTTGCTTAGAGCTTATGACTTAGAACTTAATACTTTGGGCTAATATTAAGTCAAGAGTACTAAGTCGTAAGTCATTCCATCAAACTATTGATAACAACAATAAAGATGTCCGGAAGAAATGCAAAAAGCGGATGGTATGTGCGATTCCTTCCTTGTTGAAGGAGGAGGTAGGCAGCCAAATTAGGCGTTGAAGCCGCTTTGCACCCCTCCGCTCGTATAAATCCTTCCTGGCGTTTGACTTCATTCCCGACCGCCCTCAAGGGGCAGGGAATTGCACAAAACCGTGCATTTGTCATGCAGCAATTCATTGCCCGCCCAACTAAAAAAACGTAACCGGCAATACCAGTTCTATCCTATTCCTGCCTGTTCCTCCAAAAAAGTCTTCATCCAGCAAGCGGCTATACCTGATACCGAATGAGATGCTGTTTTGGTTAAAAAACCTGGTGTCAAAAAATAGCGTTCCGCCGGCCGAGCGGAAGTTTTGTTTAAAACTGCTGCCATCGGTATAAAAATCATTGGCGGTGGCGTGGGTGTAATCAAAAAACAAAGCCCCACGCAGGCGCAGCAAGTAAACCAAATTGCCAAAACCGCCATCGGGATAGGCTATCGGAAAATGGTAGGTTAAGCCCAGCTTGTTCATATCCTCCAGATTTTGGGCCGCGTAGCCTTTACTGAAAGGAAAATCGTTAGAAAAACTTATTACATCGTCCTTACCCTTTTGCTGGTGCGCCAGGCTAACTACAAAGCTATGATTGGTAACCAGGCCGGGGAAGTAAAATGAGCCTGTAGCCAACAATTGCGTGGCACTTGCACCAGCAACTGTAGCCTTATAATTTACGCTGATGCTTTGCGCAAAGGCCGGGTAAATATTTTTGCGGGCTCTTTGGGTTTGATTATTAAACGCTACGTAATTATTGAGGTAAGTATAGCTCCTATCGGCATACTGGGCGGCGTAGGGCTGCTGGAAACTGGTACGATTAAAATACAGATCGCTGCCGATGGTAAGGCCTGTAAAGTTTTTGCCTTGCGAAAAATTGAGCGGTACCTGCAAACCGCCATGCAGCTGGGTTTCGTTCCAGTACACGTAGCTGCCTTTAGCAAAGCCCCGCCTATCTAAAGTATAATCGGCACCGGCAGACAGGTACGGGAACAACGCGCCATATATGGCATCAAAGCTAAACTCCTTATAACCTTCGTTGGTGTTGTAGTTGAAAGAAACCTGCGACTGAAATGTATTCAACACGTTTTCGCCCACAATAGCAACCGAATAATTAGGATCGCTGATGTTTGGGATAAGGCTGTGAAAGTTGAACAAGCCATGCAATTTTGAATATTTGGTAACCGACAAAGGTTTATCTGTAACGCGGGCCAGCATATTGGCCGAGCTATCTTTTTCAAGCGCATGTATACCTATTAGGGGCAAATTGCTATTGGCATATAAATCACCCGCATCAATCCATTTCAGCTCTCTGCTATCAGCCCCGGTTATTTGATAGCCGGTTGCGGTAAAACCAACCCAGGCCATTTTATGATCGGTAACAGCAGGCTGATAACTGCCTATGGTAACATCATTAGCCATTGGCAATAACTCGTAAAGTTTATTAGCGCCAACCATTAAGGCAAACAACCTGTCCTGTCGCTCAACAACAGCCGAAAAGTATGCCGTATCGCCTTTTAGCGCTGTAAAACCTATCGGTTTAAATGTAAACGGCAGCAAATATTGGGCATTGCCTGTGGCTATATCAATCAACGCCAAAGTCATTTTACCTTCGGCGTTCCTTACCGCCGAAAGCAGCCGGTCGCTTTTGTAAAATTTAGGATAAGTATAAAACAGCTTTTGCGGGTTAGGCACAACTTTCAGCAGTTTACCATCAGCATTCAATATATGCAATTCGCTTTTACCCAACGGGCTAACCTGTACGGCTACAATATTATCACCATCGGCACTAAAGGCAGGGGCAAAATACTTTGCTTTTTGGGTTATGCGGTGCTCTTGCCCTGTGTTTACATCCAATAACATCAATTCGCTGTAATCCCGATATCCCCAGCGGGCATCGGGGCGATAGGTAGCATAAACTACTTTACCGTTGCGGTAATCAAAATAATTATCGAGCGAGTAGGAACGTGTACTTATTTTACGTTCCTTTTCTCCGGTTTTAACCACAAAGGCCGGCACATGATCGTAACTGCTCTTCATATATATGAGCGTACTGTCGTTTAAAAAAGCGGGATACTCTCTATCGGCATCAAAGTGCTTGGGGGCAGCAGTTTTAACAGGCTGATTTTGCATATCTGCCGCAAACTGCCCTTTAAAATAATCAAGCCCCTGGTTTGCAAATGCTTTAAAGCTGGTGCCTGTATATTTTTTTACAGCGTTTTGAAAAGGATAAAAACCGGTATAAAAGCCGGCTGCATCGTGCGTAATATTTTTCCAGATGTCGTCGCCATATTTATCCCGGCCATAGGCAACCAGCATATAGCCAAGCGGGTAATGATCGGGCGTATAATCGCGGTACGATCCGTTGCGTAGTTTCATGTAACTATAGCTTTTGCCCGCCGCCCACAACGCCCGGTAACCATTAAAAAAGTATGGCAGGCGCCCCCTGCCCTGCCGGCTTACGTGGGTTTCGTTAAACACGGCATCCCCCTCAAAAAACCAGTTGGGTACCGATAGATCGTTCCCCAGGGCTTGCCCGCCCTCGCCAAAAAGGATGTGCAGAAAACGGGATAAACCTACGTTGAAATTATTGTATTGCTGCACGTGCCTAAACTCATGTATGGCCAATTGCTGCTGCCAGGGCAGGCTGCCTATTTCAAAGCTATTTTGTTGGGGGGTTAAAAAAAACTCGCTCCTGAAAGGCGCCAAACCTACATAAGCGTTTGATATCGTAGTTTGATTTTGCAACACAATGCTAATCTGCCGCTGCTTATTACCTATAGTTAGTTTTATAAGCCCGTTCATTTGCTGCACAATATTGGCCACATTAACTGCTGCCGTATCCATCCCATAAGGGAAAATAACTTTAGCAGCCGGTGTATTTACCTGCTTCCATTTGATAGACGGCGGATTGCCCCCAAACTCCTGGGCAGCCGCCGTAGTTGCTATAGTAAACAGCAATGGCGCCAGCAAGTTGGGCAATATTTTATAAGCAGACGGGCGTTTGTTCATTAGGGGTTGAAAGTAAGTACAATTTGTAATTTAAGCAATGATATTGCTTAAGCTTTACCTTTTTTAACAAGTTAGCCATCGTGAATTTAAGATTTACCTTGGCAATCATTTGTATAAACAATGAGATTGCCGATGCTAAAACCCGATGGGGCCTGAAGGTGTAAGAAGTTCATTAAAGGCTTGTCAATACCGGGTTGTAAAGCTTGGGGAAACCCTGAATGAGAAATGAAGTTTATCGCATGGCGGCGAGTCGACTCACCCCGACGAGGCTACGCCCGTCTGCCCCTCTCTCCGCTTCGCGCATAGAGGGGCTAACAAACTGTCTTTCTTTCTTCAACCCTCTTTGCGGCTTGCCGGAGAGAGGGTGGTCGGGCGTAGCCTCGACCGGGTGAGTCTTAACCGGCGTTCAACCGAATGTTTATGTAAACCCCAGCACCTCATGGGTTGAAACGAAGGAGTCGCCAACCCGGTGCTTACCCTCCTCCCAAAAAAATCAAAATAATTTAAAATGTTTTCAATCATCAATCGTCTGTACCTTTAAAGGAATAATAAATTGATAACAGCCGTAATGCCCGAAGACAAAAACAGTCATATTATACATACCATTAAAGCGTATGGTAAAAGCCTGTTGAGTTTTATTAGGCGGCGGGTAAACAACGATGCCGATGCCGAAGACATTCTGCAGGATGTGTGGTACCAGTTTAGTTCGGTTATCAACTCGGAGCCTATTGAGCAAACAAGCGCGTGGCTGTACCGTGTAGCCCGCAACAAAATAACGGACAAGCATAAAAAAAAGACGGAGCCCCTGCTGGATGATATGCTTGCTACTGATGACGATGAAGAGGATACCGATAATTTTAAATCGATCCTGTTTGCCGAAACCAGTACACCCGAAACCGAATACCTGCGCAACCTGTTTTGGGACGAATTATTTTTGGCACTGGACGAATTGCCCGAAGAACAGAAACAGGTTTTTATTTGGCATGAGCTTGACGATGTACCGTTTGAGGAGATAGCTATCCGCACCGGCCAAAATATAAACACGCTGGTATCGCGCAAGCGGTACGCCGTGCTGCACCTGCGCAAAAGGCTTAAACAGTTATACCTTGAAATAACAGAATATTAAAAAGAATTTAAAACATTAAAAGATAATGAAAAGATCATTTTATAAAGCGCGGTTTATACTGTTCCCTATAGGAGCGGCCGCCATCCTGGCGCTCATCAGTTTTGTGGTGATGCAGTTATGGAACAACCTGCTGCCGGCAATATTGCACGTAGGCGCAATAACGTTTTGGCAGGCCATGGGCATATTTGTACTATGCAAAATACTGTTTGGTTTTGGTAAAGGCAGTAAACCGGGCTGGGCCCGCGGAGGCTCGCCGTGGATGCGCAAACGTATGGAAGAACGTTTTAAAAACATGAGCCCCGAAGAAAAGGAAAAATTTAAAGCTAAACTAAAAGATCGTATGTGTGGCTGGGAGCATCATGGCCACGGTGGATTTGGCCGCCGCCCATGGGACGATTTTGCATCGACAGAAGAAAAAGGAGATTAGTGAATAGTGAGGGGTGAGTAGTGAATGGGGAGTAGATGGGTAGGTATGCCCAGGTTGCTATAATCCGTTCACTATTCAACTCACTCACCACTTTTCACCGCTAACCATTCACCATTCACCATTCACCACTCACCAAAATGAACATCCTGGTATTTTCAACAAGCGTTAAACAAAAAAGGCAGGTAAACAAAGTAACCACTTTGCTTACCAAAATTCCGGCTATCGCCCAATGGAATTTCGACCTGGAAGACTGCGATAATATACTCCGCATCGAGGCTGAAAACCTTTCGCCCCGCTACATCGAAAGGCTATTGATAGGCGCCGGGATACATTGCCAGGAGCTGGAATACTGATTAGGTTGTACGTGTGACGTTAGACGTTGTACGTAGTTTTGATACAGCCGAACAAAACGTAAAACCACACTACTGATAACGTTGTACGTGTGACGTTTTACGTTATACGTAGTTCCCCTATACATACACCCGGACAAAACGTACAACCTACCACGTAAAACCTACACTACTTCTTTGGCGCCGGGCTGTTAATCTCAATCCAATAACCATCCGGATCCTGGAAATATAGTTGCAGCACACCGTCGGCCCTTAAGGTTGGCTCTTTGCTATCGCCTTTCCAGTTGCTGTATTTAATATTGTGGCTTTCTAAAACTTTGGCAAATTCATGAACAGAGCCAACCGAAAAACACAAATGTTCGGCTATTGGGTGTACACCGGCGCAATCGCCCTGGATGGCATGTAATTTCACCCCGTTGCCCAGGCTGTACCATTGGTGTACCGTATCTTTAAATGGATTGCCTACCTTGCGCAGATGCATTACATCGGTATAAAA
The genomic region above belongs to Mucilaginibacter sp. KACC 22773 and contains:
- a CDS encoding VOC family protein, giving the protein MSLLLNPNTRKPGSLKLIWLIAALILPGFCLAQSGTDAVPVVDHVAICVKNLKKSTAFYTDVMHLRKVGNPFKDTVHQWYSLGNGVKLHAIQGDCAGVHPIAEHLCFSVGSVHEFAKVLESHNIKYSNWKGDSKEPTLRADGVLQLYFQDPDGYWIEINSPAPKK
- a CDS encoding RNA polymerase sigma factor yields the protein MITAVMPEDKNSHIIHTIKAYGKSLLSFIRRRVNNDADAEDILQDVWYQFSSVINSEPIEQTSAWLYRVARNKITDKHKKKTEPLLDDMLATDDDEEDTDNFKSILFAETSTPETEYLRNLFWDELFLALDELPEEQKQVFIWHELDDVPFEEIAIRTGQNINTLVSRKRYAVLHLRKRLKQLYLEITEY